One Pyrus communis chromosome 4, drPyrComm1.1, whole genome shotgun sequence genomic region harbors:
- the LOC137730509 gene encoding uncharacterized protein — MLGRLSATIAPSHVPQEFKDTIFHELSRHYELSNFNANQLQYINDLCSSRFTQWKSDLHKHYELYDGPEVALEVGCPIELVDRRDEWEWLYDHFQDEKYLKKVKANSINRLKKKLLH; from the exons ATGTTGGGTAGGTTATCAGCAACCATTGCCCCTTCACATGTCCCACAAGAATTCAAGGACACCATTTTTCATGAATTATCG CGTCACTATGAGCTCTCCAACTTCAATGCCAATCAACTACAATACATCAACGACCTTTGCTCCAGTAGGTTCACTCAATGGAAGAGCGACCTCCACAAGCATTATGAGCTATATGACGGTCCGGAGGTTGCTCTAGAAGTTGGGTGCCCTATAGAGTTGGTGGACCGTCGAGATGAATGGGAATGGCTCTACGACCATTTTCAAGATGAGAAATACCTG AAAAAAGTGAAGGCAAACTCGATCAATCGGTTGAAGAAGAAGCTTCTTCACTGA